In the Rhinatrema bivittatum chromosome 6, aRhiBiv1.1, whole genome shotgun sequence genome, one interval contains:
- the LOC115094739 gene encoding general transcription factor II-I repeat domain-containing protein 2-like, translating to MAKRKKDEEYRTFQQEWTEEFAFVERAGSAVCLICNDKIASMKRSNIKRHFDTHHTTFASKYPAGNIRKKACQKLLCRVQASQQQLRVWTQQGDWNSASFAGALAIVRNGKPFTDGEYAKTFMLDVASELFDDFSNKDKIIKRIKDMPLSARTVHDRTIMMANQIEATQVKDINAALFFSLALDESTDISHLSQFSVIARYAVGDTLREESLAVLPMKGTTRGEDLFKSFTELAKEKNLPMDKLISVCTDGAPCMVGKNRGFVVLLHEHEKRPILSFHCILHQEALCAQMCGEQLGEVMSLVIQVVNFIVARALNDRQFKTLLDEVGNNYPGLLLHSNVRWLSRGKVLSRFAACLSEIRTFLEMKNIEHPELANTEWLLKFYYLVDMTEHLNQLNVKMQGVGNTVLSLQQAVFAFENKLELFIADIETGRLLHFEKLGEFKDACTASDPAQHLDLQQLAGFTSNLLHSFKARFGEFRERTCLFRFITHPHECTVDSADLSYIPGASVRDFELQAADLKASDMWVNKFKSLNEDLETLARQQAELASKHKWGEMKKLQPADQLIIKTWNLLPVTYHTLQHVSIAVLTMFGSTYACEQSFSHLKNIKTNLRSRLTDGTLNACMKLNLTTYQPDYKAISKTMQHQKSH from the coding sequence AtggctaaaagaaaaaaagatgaggaGTATCGTACTTTTCAGCAGGAATGGACAGAGGAATTCGCCTTTGTGGAGAGAGCAGGTTCTGCAGTGTGTCTAATATGCAATGATAAAATTGCATCGATGAAACGGTCAAATATAAAGCGGCATTTCGACACACACCATACTACATTTGCATCGAAATATCCTGCGGGGAACATCAGGAAGAAAGCATGTCAAAAGCTACTGTGCAGAGTGCAAGCTAGTCAGCAGCAACTCCGTGTTTGGACCCAACAAGGTGACTGGAATTCGGCTAGCTTTGCTGGTGCTTTAGCAATTGTGAGAAACGGAAAGCCATTCACAGATGGGGAGTATGCCAAAACATTCATGCTTGATGTTGCCAGTGAACTTTTTGACGACTTTTCGAATAAAGACAAAATAATCAAACGAATAAAGGACATGCCTCTGTCGGCAAGAACTGTTCATGATCGTACCATCATGATGGCAAATCAAATTGAGGCAACACAAGTGAAGGACATAAATGCAGCACTATTCTTTTCTCTCGCTTTGGATGAGTCAACAGACATAAGCCATTTATCCCAGTTCAGCGTGATTGCAAGGTATGCTGTCGGTGACACACTACGTGAGGAAAGTCTTGCTGTTTTGCCGATGAAAGGGACAACAAGAGGGGAGGATTTATTCAAGTCTTTCACTGAGCTcgctaaagaaaaaaatctaccGATGGATAAACTTATTTCGGTATGTACTGATGGTGCTCCATGCATGGTGGGGAAAAACAGAGGATTCGTAGTGCTTCTTCATGAACATGAAAAGAGACCCATCCTAAGTTTTCACTGCATCCTACATCAGGAGGCGCTTTGTGCTCAGATGTGTGGCGAGCAGCTTGGTGAGGTGATGTCGCTGGTCATTCAGGTGGTCAACTTTATTGTTGCCCGAGCTTTAAATGATCGCCAGTTTAAAACACTGCTGGATGAAGTTGGGAATAATTATCCTGGTCTGCTTCTGCACAGCAATGTGCGTTGGTTGTCAAGAGGGAAGGTGCTCAGCCGTTTCGCAGCTTGTCTGAGTGAAATCCGGACTTTTCTTGAAATGAAAAACATCGAGCATCCTGAGTTAGCTAACACTGAGTGGCTCCTGAAGTTCTACTATCTCGTGGACATGACTGAACATCTGAACCAGCTCAATGTGAAAATGCAAGGCGTTGGAAATACAGTCTTATCCCTTCAACAAGCAGTGTTTGCATTTGAAAACAAGTTAGAACTCTTCATTGCCGACATTGAAACAGGTCGTTTACTACACTTTGAAAAACTGGGAGAGTTTAAAGATGCATGTACAGCAAGTGACCCTGCTCAACATCTTGATCTTCAGCAGCTAGCGGGCTTCACGTCTAATCTCCTGCATTCGTTCAAAGCGCGCTTTGGAGAATTTCGTGAGCGCACTTGTCTTTTTAGGTTCATCACCCATCCACACGAGTGTACAGTGGACAGTGCCGACCTAAGTTACATCCCCGGTGCCTCCGTCAGAGATTTTGAGCTACAAGCTGCTGACCTGAAGGCCTCAGACATGTGGGTGAATAAGTTCAAGTCACTGAATGAAGATTTGGAAACACTTGCACGACAGCAAGCAGAGCTGGCGAGCAAACACAAGTGGGGAGAAATGAAAAAACTTCAACCCGCAGACCAGCTGATTATCAAAACTTGGAACTTGCTTCCCGTCACATACCACACACTGCAGCATGTGAGTATTGCTGTACTGACAATGTTTGGCTCTACGTATGCATGTGAGCAGTCTTTCTCACATCTAAAGAACATTAAGACCAACCTACGATCACGTTTAACGGATGGAACTCTCAACGCCTGCATGAAGCTTAACCTCACCACGTATCAACCAGACTACAAAGCCATCAGCAAAACCATGCAGCACCAGAAGTCACATTAA